TCTCTGTGTACACAGACAGACACGGTCCTCACTGGATCGGACGGTGCCTTTCGCTTATGTGCGAATCCGGAGCGACGAAACGCTGCGCGCTTGAGGTCCTGCAACCAGCAGACGAGCGATGAGAGTTCTTAGCAGACATGGGTGAGACGCTCACACACACCAATAACTTCGTGCCTCGACAGAACTGGATTCCACCACGCGAAGCCCAAAGAGCAGCATCATCTCGTGATATCGCATCACTTTCTTGCACCGCACCAGCTGCAGCCCCCTTGCCTGCCTGCATGCGGTTCGGCCAATCGTTGCGACTGCCCTTGCCCATACGCGGACAACACCCGAAAGCGAACCGAATGGCCACTACCGTTTTCTGTTGCGAGATGCAATTCACTCAAGCTGCACTACTAGCCCGGACTCGGCGCGCGAAGAAAACGAGATGAGCGTGAGGGATGGATGTGGCAGCACCACTGGCATGTGGTTGCGGTGGTGACCATCTCAGTCACGCATGCGACAACGTTATTCGCCAGAGTTTGGTGGGATGAAAGAGATAAATGGCTTGCTTACACAGCAGGAGGCTTCCCGGGCCTCGGTCAGCGACTGCAGGCCCTGCGGTGTTGTTGATTTGTGAGCAGAGGCCAGACCGTGAACTTCGCGCGGACTTCGATGATCCCGAGCCCGACGGCGACCACTTAGGAGGCGCCAGCACTGAGACTCTAGCTGTTGTTCCCTGCTGCACATCCCAAAAGTTAGCATCATGGATCACCCTTCTATCGAAACGGTACTAGAGTGCTGGCGGGCGCTCTAAATTAACCTGGCGACCATCGCATCTTTTCTCGGGCAGAGCAGCATGCCAATCTAACGTCAACCTTTGCGGTGGGGGCCAATGGACTGTCATGAATGCGCAACCATTTTGGTGTCTGTGTTCGCCGACAACGCAACACAAGAGAAAGTCAAAATACCTTGCAGTCTGCTGCACCAGACCGACTGCTGCTGAGCGAAGTTCGCGGCCCTTCATTGGCGACCTTGCTTATTCACCTTACCAGACCGATGGTTGACGAACCAGGCAAATCCCATTCGGTCTATAGGTCCTGCCCCTCACCGTGTCACTTTGTCTCACCTTAGAGCCACTAACATAGCATCACCTGGTGCCGGGCCAGCTGAGGCGGGGACCGTCAACGGTTGCACTCAGGTCTACTCATAGTCACCGCGAGGCTCCAGCGCACTTGGCGGGCTTGGCAGTTTGACACCGTTTTTGCTGCACTATCCGTTCACAGTCTGACAGTACACCCAACCACTCGACTTCCAGACACGGCAGCCAGTCACGTTCCCGCGTACTCGCGTAACCCACAAATCACGGGCTGTCTTGCTGGACGAAAGGGGCGGCCCCTCGGTGGAAGTGTGTGCAGCAACCTCTCACCAGTGTCGTGCGTCGCGTGCGCCGTGCCTTGCGCTGCGTTGCGTTGGGCCCCGCTGATGCGAGCCAAGATGCCAATCCAGCGGCGAGCAGAGCAGAAACTGGCTCAGCGAGGAAGAAAATGAATTCGCCTTGTTGGACAATTGGGGTTCCTAGGAGCCCAACGGAGGCTGCCGGCTGCCCAGACGCTCTCGCGGCGTCAATCGAGATTGTGAGCCTGCAAAAATAATCTTTGATGGGCGGACTTTTTCCACTCCTCTCCCGCCCCATTTCCACCTCGGAGTTTTTCAGTGGGACTCGTTGACGACGCTCTCCGAAATGAAATCTCCTCCCAGAATCCTTCTGTTTTGTTTTACAATGGGGCTCTCCTCGGTTCCGCCAGGAGGATAGAAAATCAAAAGATGGAGCCCGCTGCCAACTCCGGTCCTGGGACCTAGGTCAACAACAGGAGTTGGGACTTGAGAGATACACGCGCAGCCAgccgcccgtggccgcgCACAACCTCCGAGCGATCCGGGTGCCAAGACCCGCCAGCACTCCGTGATACCGCAGCTGCTATAGCTGCACTGATTGGCTCCGTCGCGGGTTGAGACTCACGAAAACCGCCCATTGTTTGACATATCGGTGAGAATAAGCTTACATCTTCACGAGTCAACATCTCAGCCTTGAGGTATTAGCCCGCAGTGAGCCCCATCCCCCACCGTCAAATCTTTCGTTGTATCGATACTGCTGCTGATGTTGATCACTTCGCTACTATTGTCTCACATAACTCATGCGCACCCTTctcgagcagcgcgacaTACTGTGGCCATGCAACTAAAATCTAGGCTCTGCCGTGCTAGCTGACCATACACACAACCCGTAGTGTCGCCTGGTTCTGTCGAAGATCACACCCAGCACGAACGCCAGAACCGCGACGTGGCTCCTGTACCTCGGAGACGGACGGGGATGTCTCTCGCCAGCGACTCTTGATTGGTTTCCATGCGCatgagaaagaaaaaaatgTGACAACTTTCCCGGCGTTGGTGTAAGGACTCTCTCCCAGACCGGCATCTGCCTGCCTCCTCCACGAGCCACAGCCAGACTAGCGGAGAACGACGGTTCACCGCAAGTCGGGATTGCCCCCGTTAGCTGTTGCAATTCAAAGGTCTCCCCAGCAGCAAAATAAGTTGGGACTCGTCCGATGTTATCTTTTCGCGACCACCTTATTTCCGAATCAGTCCACCGTttgttccccctcccccccgcccctccccttATTCACCTCCCGCCCCCGAGTatccgccggcgccgccacggCATTCGGCGTTAATTGAAGCCGACAGAGTTGTAACTGACGGATATACCGGTCGAACCCCCATTACTCTtgccgtccgccgccgccgttggaACAGTATCAGCGggtccgtcgtcgccagaAAGCCCTCTTCGTCACGATCGAGACTTTGCTTCGAATTGAACGAAGGTTTTCTCCCAGCGGCAgtctcgccggccttggcgttAGGGAAACATGGAGGCGCCATGTCCTGTTTTCACGCGACATGGGATAAATGTTTCAAGAGAGGCCGCCAAACGGGAGCATCCGGTCGGCTCACCGCCAGTGGGAAGTCGTGCGACTCGACTTTTGGACTGAACTACTACCGCGCACTGTCTGGCCGAAGTGAAGAAGAATAACCGAAAGAAAAGGCAAAATCGAATGGGAAACACCACATAGGACCGGGGGTCCGGGTGCCAGGCTGAAGATGATGGGATTCGCGGCGCATGACTTTCATGTTCCCATTGGTTGTAAGTCTGTGCTGTCAAAATCGGGTCGTGTTTTGACTGGTCACGGCGAGAGGTTTGTTATTGTCGTTTCTTTACCTCTGCTGCCGTGTGTGTTTCCCCTCGGGGAATATGCTTTGCCCTTGTTTGGAGTTCAGACCGCGTTTTCAACTTTTGTTCTTTTTATAACACTTGCCCCGCTGCCAGCCCGGAAACGGGATGACAACAGTTATCCAGTGCTGTCGAGAAGCATTTTCTACGGCTATGTTCCTCCCTACGTACGTACAAAACTCGATGAGCCGCAGGAGGAGACGTGAGTTTTTGCCGCGTCTTGAGAGTCCAAATAACGTATGGGACATATGCATGCAGTCTTACTCAGCCCGGCCCCATGCCTGAGAACACCGAGAGTAATATGTGGAGAAGCAGGCTTTCGCTGCATAAAGTTTTGGACTACGTTTCTTGTATATTCTTGGCGCCGATGTCGTGGGAGGGCAGTTGAGACGATATAGAGCCTGTTGACGTGAGGAGGCGTGCTTTGCATGATGGGTGGCCAGTACGGCTTTGCTGCCATTAGACTCGTAGGGGAAGATCCGAGGAGGGAGTGTGGCACCAAGATGAATAGTCGGTTGGTACCTGGCACGTCCAGGCTTGATGGGAAGGTGACGGGAGGAAGCTTCAGCCGCTATGGGCCACATAGCAGCTGGTCAAagtgtgtgtatgtgtgggGTGAGGAGTGTGAAGCATAGGCGCATAGACAGTTATGCTTCTCTATACTATAGGTGTTTCTTCCGGAGAGACAAAAGGCAAAGCTGTCGTATGCACAGGGCATCTATCGATGTGGGAGCTTTGCAGCTAtgccccccgcccccttcttctttcgtTCGGCAACGTCTCCGAGttgtgggagagggaggacgaGAGATAGGATCGGAGGCTGCTGGGATACACAGGAGCTGGCGTGAGGCTCCTCTCGcgcccccccgcccccccctccctcgggCGGACCGGCTGTGAGGAGGCTTCGTTGAAGCTGAATGATTGGTTTGAAGCTTCGAAGCTCAGCTTGTTTGGTGATAGACGACTGACTTCGGCACGCTTCCGAGGGGCTCCGACTCGTTGCTCGTTGTGGATGTAATCTTGGGTCTATGCTCTCTAAGTCGAGTATTTTGGGTATTTTCCCACGGATGAAGCAGAGAGGCCCAACGGGAACACAGAGGAACTCCCCCGGACCTGGAGGAGACCAGAAGAGCATTGCCTTTTCCTCCGGAGGATGGTCGCTGTTCCTTCACGCCAtgcggacgacgaggtcgaaaACATCAGGAATCGAGACATGGCCGACGGAGAAACACAGAACTTAACGAGACTGGAAAGTGGCAAAGAAGCATCGCATTGTTGAGCAGTGGCCAACTTTTCTGCTGCCAGGATACCGTTACAGGCGGGCATTCTCATGCTGGGAAGCTCGAAGCTCGAGTCGCCAGctctcccgcccccctcTCTCGCCCCTTCCGTCTCATTGATTACTGCTGGGAATCTAGGCGCACAGTtcgcggacggcctcgatAATGTCCCGTTTGGGTCAAGTGCCACGATGGGAACAACCTTCAGGCAAGTCTAGGTATGAAAATCAAGAAAAAGTAGCTGGGTACTTTGCATGAATCCCATGGCTTTTCATGCTGCTTCATGTGGGCGGTTATGGTCAAAGTGTTCGTAACCTAAAAGGGGATTGATGATCGTCCGCGGAGGGGCGGACATGTCAACTGTCGGAAACGAATCGTCGTGCGTCTCTCTGGTGAGATGTGAAGTTCGTGAaactcgtcgccgccgccagggaAACACGGTTGAAAAGGGGGGGCGGCCATCTTTGGTTACattccttcctctcccctcctcctcctcctcctcctcccgcgaCCCCGGGCCCCTGCGTGCAAGGCGGGTGCGCGCGTGATCGATCACGGCCGACCAATCATCGGCATATGGGAGCCGTGTGGGTGGGACTGAAGGTTGGCGCCGGGGCCGAGTGCGGTCGCATGTCATGCCGGCGAGCGGGGCCGGCGAGGGGCGGAGACGCGGGTTTGCGGCGCGAACTCGGATTGACCTATCACGTCTctcgagacggaggagaggagaTATAAACTTGAGCGATGGGAGCCCTCGTGATGAGGCTTTTTTTCGTTTTCAGGTGGACGGGAGAGGAAAATGTTGGTTTGCTGTAAGAGGCGGCTGGCTGTGCTATTACCAGACTGGGCGCTCTTATATATGTGGTTGAAGTACGTCGATTTGGAAGAGTCGGACATCAGCTATCTTGACAGTTGGGAAATAGAGAGTTGATGCACAGCCACCACTGAAACAATGTCTCGCAACCCCCCGCAACCCCTGGCCACCATTCCCAAGGCCGATGAGATCGTCCCCATGGTCAAGCGCATCCTCGCGACCCagcgcgccgcccgcgaaCATGCCGCCGcgaccaccccccctgcGGAGGCCACATTCGCCAGCGTCATTGCACCATTCCTTGCGGCTGACGACAGTACGCAAGGAGAAACTGGGGTTTTCACCCTGCTCCGCTTCTCCGGACCGGACAAGGCCACTCGggaagccgtcgaggaggggtTGAGGCTCTGgtccgcgtcgacggcggagaGGTTGCGGATGACGGAAGTGTATCGCCTGATTCAGGCTGTCAGGGACAGGAACGAGGAGCTGGGATACGAAGAGCAGAGGATCTTGGAGGATCTGTGGTTGGATTATCGCGAGGCCGGGCATGGCACTCTCGATGATGAGGGAATTGCGGTTTATCTGCAACGGAGGGAGAGGGTTGAGAAGTTAAAGGAGGATTTCCGGCGGAACTTGTATcaagggggcggcgggttgtGGTTTGACGAAGCAGAGTTGGAGGGCGTTCCGTTACAGGAGACGGAGAAGTGGAAACTTGGGAGAGAGGACGTGTCGGAGGAAAGAGGGAAGAGGTTCGTGACGTTAGAGAGGGCGGACTATGATGCTGTCTTGCGGCACGCACGCGACCCTGACACGAGGAGGCGGATGTATGTGGCGTCCGACAACAGGTTCCCGGAGAACGTGCCGCTTTTCAAAGAGATGCTGGTGTTGAGAGACGAGAATGCGAGGTTATTGGGGTACAAGAGCCACGCGGACTTCCGCATGGAGAGGAAGATCGCGCCGTCAACGGAATGGGTAGAGGGGTTCCTTGGGCGGCTGAGGGAGGAGCTGATgccgagagggagagaggagatgaagaggcTTGAGGCAAAGAAAAGGGAGCATCTCAAGGAACTTGGCGGCTTGACTGCGGGCTCGGAAGACGAAGCGAAGGTTTTGCCGTGGGATTTTGAGTATTACACTCGTcttctcgaggaggaggccgacgtcgaccaAAAGAGTATCGCAGAGTACTTCCCACTGCGGCATACGTTGTCCGCAATGCTGGGTCTCTTCACCGTTTTCTTGGGGCTGGAGTTCGTCTCGATCCCCGAAGAGGACCTGGCTGGGAAGGTCTGGGACAAGGGGGTGGAGGTTTGGAGTGTctgggaagggaggggggagaggaagggggagtTCGTGGGATACCTTTATGCTGATATCCTCTGGAGAGAGGGCAAGTATCGGACTGCGTGCAATGTCAACTTGCAATGTGTAAGTGGGGGCTGTGAAGCAGGTCAAACGAGCGACCGTTACTAACTGGCTCTCAGGGATATGTCAAGGAGGATGGCAGCAGAGTATACCCCGCAACGGTCCTCATGTGCGCCTTTCAACCCCCGACGGCAGCTTCATGTGCGTTGTTGAAGCACCGCGAGGTGGTGACCTTGTTCCACGGTATGTCGATACCACATTTCGTCCTTGACCCCGCCATCTTGTCTGGCCCCTCACCACTCCATGATTTATTCGGAAAGATTTCTAAAAATTGGTCCAGAACTCGGCCATGGTCTCCATGACCTCGTCAGCAGGACGCAGCACACCCGATTCCACGGCACGCGCGTGGCGCCCGATTTCGGCGAGGCGCCCAGCACGATGCTGGAGAAGTGGTGCTGGATGCCTGACGAGCTGGTCAAGATGAGCCGGCATTACACGCGGGTGAACCCGGCGTACATGTCGAAATGGAGAGAGGACCATCCTGCCGGCGGGGAGCCGCCACCGGAAAAGATCCCGGAAGCCCTTGTGGCGAGGTTGGTAGAGAGCCGGGAGTTGAATCGTGGACTGTGGTTTCTACGGCAGCTGTGAGTCGAAGTTATCCCTTGGTCGTCAACTTTCTCTTGGAGATTGGACCAACAGCTCGCCGATATCAACAGTCGTGTGGTTAGATTGTGGCTTTCGATAACGGTGCTGACGACAGATAGGGTCTTTGCGATGTTTGACATGGCTGTCAATAACCAAGAATCCACCAAGGCTTTGAGCGAACTTGACTTCGTCAAGTTCTTCAACGACCTCCAGGACTGCCTTACCTTGAGGCCTAACCCAGATAAACGGGGCTATGGACTTGTTCATTCCACACATCTCATCGCGCTTTACGACGCGGGATACTACGCTTATCTAAGGTATGTGGAAAACGCCATCTCACTCTCGTCCCTCTTGTCTCGTGCTGTCCCGCCCGGCACACGTCTCGGTCGTCCTGTTTCCATTTCGCTCACAAGCGCTGACTCTGCCACCCACCAAAGCGCCCAAGCATTCGCGGCAGACTTTTTCGAGACGTGCTTCGCCCGGGACCCTCGCAGTCCGGAGGCGTGGGACAGGTACCGGCGACAGATCCTGGAGTGCGGCGGTAGTAGGAACGCGATGGAGATGATGACGGAGTTCCTCGGCCGGGAACCTGGCCCGGGTGCCCTGCTGCAGAGTCTTGGCTCAACGAAGGAAGACAAAAAACCTCTGGGCTCTTGAATTTGCGCTGGGATTCTGTCGACTGGAAACTGGACTCCACTGTTTTGGTTCTCCGGCCTGCGCTTGGTTGGTTATACTGGTATCCCAATTGTGGTCTGGAATCCCCAAATTGACGACGTTCAAGCATCTCAAGACGATGGCTCTAGTTGAGTATGGGATGGGACTCAAATGGCCAAACTTAGGAGATGATCTCAGTACATTTCTAGTCGCAAGATACACAGATCATTTCTGAACAGATACTCCGACAAACTGGTACGTCTTCTTGAGGTGGCTCCGCAGTTGGACCGGATGGGAGAACACTTCATTTTGCCTCATTTCGTGGTACTAAAGTTGGAACATCACGTATGAGACCACTTAGGCAAGTGAATGCCTATTTGATGAGAATAGTCAAAGTTACAGTGCTTGGTAGATGGCAAAAACCGCCGGACACTTCATGTTTCCCGTTGCCGGCAGACGCGGGGAAGGGGCTTACCAACCACGAAACGGCCGATGGACCACTTTTCGTCTTCCGCGCCGGACCCCCAAGTGGGTCTACAGATACGGCCCGGCCGAAACTGGTTCGGGTTTCTTGCAAATGCTGCTAAACCCTTACCTCTTGTAAATTTTTATTGTACAGAGGAGAAAATTGAGTTGAATGGATGTTATTTTGCCTGCATCACAAGGTTACGTTCTGCAGGCATGCGCAGTATCTGTTTGGTGTTCACCGTCAACGGCACCTGAACAGGCGGCCTCATGATGACCCAAAGACCCAGATAGTTGATACCTGCATCATTAAACTGATTTAAGAGGAAACTTGATGTCTTTTAGACTTTCACTGCAATGAAAGTACTCAGCACGGGATTTCACGAGATGATCAGACATCGGCTTGACGTCCTGCATTTTACTTCATAATGTTCTCTTGGTACAAGTCCGACAGAAATTTTCATATGTCCAAGAAAGGAGGACTGTAATTCAGCTTTCGAGGTCCGTCAGCGAAGGTTGTGTGGATAGTGGGTGGGTGCGTTGCTGACGCTCATGAGCGTCTTGGCCTTCCGGTCTTTCCCTCCTCGCTCGGTACAGCCGGGTCGACTCATCCTAGCGACTATTCCATCTACCTAGAAACAGAAGCCCTCGTTGTGACTACAGATACGGCTGTAGATATGGCGTTTGAGGGGTCTGCAGGTCCCTTGGCGCACTTGGTAAACCCGGCGGCGGTTGAGCAGGTCCCTCAACGCCCCGAACGCTACCCTTCGTGTTCCGCGAGCAGTTCACCTGTAGTACACATGCCTATGAATAACTATCGCGTCACCTTCACGTATGCCACCTATTACGATCATTTGTCCTCATTGTGACTAGCTACCTAGTTGTCAAACAGGTGGCCCCTCCCGAGCCGAGCACGCTCTCCCATCTTCCGACCCTCATGAAAACCTCGCACAAGAGGGATATGCATTAGGTATCGATCCGTCCAACGCCtcaagaaaaggaaaaaaagcAAGTTCAAGGTGATTCGTTCCCTGCCACACCCAAGCCTATCGAATCTACCCTTGCCAGCGGAGGGGCTCTCGTAAAAGCCAGCGTGGCCATTTCACAAGAGCCAATATCTCCTTGCAAGTATGAGAAGTCGGACCTCGACCAGCGGTGTGGAGGGATATATGAGCAAGCAAGACCCGAGAGTTTTGTCTCGAGCTCATAGAGTACTTTTCCATCCGGTACCATGCGAAGAAaacaaagaaaagaaaaagtgACCGAGTCGGCTGTGAACCTCTGCCCGCTGCTCCGCGGGTCAAAGATAGCCAACAGGTCAGATCGCGCGGCCATCGAACCGTTATATACTCTGACAGGTAGGTGTGGGTGTATGGGCAACTCGTCTGGTACGAGTGATGTGTTGAGCGAAACTTTGCTACTTAGAAGCCGGGGCGATATTTGTAAATCGACTTTCCGGCTCTCGAGTTCTCCTAGATCTTGGGCGGCGGAATGGGCGTCTCCTTCTTGCTGGACTTGGGCTCCTCGGCCTTTTCCGACTTTCTGCgcttgcgcttctccttGGGCGTCTCCTCAGCTGCGGGAGATGGCTTGAAAGGAATCTGAGTGGATACACTGGACTGGCGGCGAATGTTGGGGGGCTGAATGGGCGTCTCCTTGCGAGCAGAAGCAGTCTGGGAGGTGCTGGAGGT
The DNA window shown above is from Colletotrichum destructivum chromosome 2, complete sequence and carries:
- a CDS encoding Putative peptidase M3A/M3B catalytic domain, neurolysin/Thimet oligopeptidase, domain 2, translated to MSRNPPQPLATIPKADEIVPMVKRILATQRAAREHAAATTPPAEATFASVIAPFLAADDSTQGETGVFTLLRFSGPDKATREAVEEGLRLWSASTAERLRMTEVYRLIQAVRDRNEELGYEEQRILEDLWLDYREAGHGTLDDEGIAVYLQRRERVEKLKEDFRRNLYQGGGGLWFDEAELEGVPLQETEKWKLGREDVSEERGKRFVTLERADYDAVLRHARDPDTRRRMYVASDNRFPENVPLFKEMLVLRDENARLLGYKSHADFRMERKIAPSTEWVEGFLGRLREELMPRGREEMKRLEAKKREHLKELGGLTAGSEDEAKVLPWDFEYYTRLLEEEADVDQKSIAEYFPLRHTLSAMLGLFTVFLGLEFVSIPEEDLAGKVWDKGVEVWSVWEGRGERKGEFVGYLYADILWREGKYRTACNVNLQCGYVKEDGSRVYPATVLMCAFQPPTAASCALLKHREVVTLFHELGHGLHDLVSRTQHTRFHGTRVAPDFGEAPSTMLEKWCWMPDELVKMSRHYTRVNPAYMSKWREDHPAGGEPPPEKIPEALVARLVESRELNRGLWFLRQLVFAMFDMAVNNQESTKALSELDFVKFFNDLQDCLTLRPNPDKRGYGLVHSTHLIALYDAGYYAYLSAQAFAADFFETCFARDPRSPEAWDRYRRQILECGGSRNAMEMMTEFLGREPGPGALLQSLGSTKEDKKPLGS